A part of Leptospira inadai serovar Lyme str. 10 genomic DNA contains:
- the metX gene encoding homoserine O-acetyltransferase MetX yields MNLEKSVGIVKTETVTLSDLRLDNGSVLSPVVIAYETYGKLSERKDNAILICHALSGDAHAAGFHTSSDKRPGWWDEYIGPGKAFDTNKYFVISSNVIGGCKGSSGPLTISPVTGKPFGSSFPFVSIKDMVAAQKLLVEQLGVEKLYCVAGGSMGGMQALQWSIAYPESLTNCIILASTAEHSAMQIAFNEVGRQAILSDPNWNNGLYDENAPRKGLALARMVAHITYLSDEKMREKFGRNPPRGNLLNSDFAVGSYLIYQGESFVDRFDANSYIYVTQALDHFSLGKGKELTAALTPATCRFLVVSYSSDWLYPPAQSREIVKSLEASDKRVFYVELNSKEGHDSFLLANQKQDDILRGFLENPVS; encoded by the coding sequence ATGAATCTGGAAAAATCGGTCGGAATCGTCAAGACGGAAACGGTCACTTTATCCGACCTACGCTTAGACAATGGATCAGTTCTTTCACCGGTCGTAATCGCGTATGAAACGTACGGTAAACTTTCCGAAAGGAAAGATAATGCAATTCTAATATGTCATGCTCTTTCCGGAGACGCCCACGCCGCCGGCTTCCATACCTCCTCGGACAAACGACCGGGTTGGTGGGACGAATATATCGGCCCAGGGAAGGCATTCGATACGAATAAATATTTCGTAATCTCTTCGAACGTAATCGGAGGATGTAAAGGTTCTTCCGGTCCTTTGACGATCAGTCCTGTAACCGGGAAACCTTTCGGTTCCAGTTTTCCTTTCGTATCCATCAAGGATATGGTCGCAGCACAGAAATTATTGGTCGAACAGTTAGGCGTGGAAAAATTGTATTGCGTCGCCGGCGGTTCTATGGGGGGAATGCAAGCCCTACAATGGAGTATCGCCTATCCGGAAAGTCTGACGAATTGCATTATTTTAGCTTCCACTGCGGAGCATTCGGCTATGCAGATTGCGTTCAACGAGGTCGGTCGCCAGGCCATCTTATCGGACCCGAATTGGAATAACGGTTTGTACGACGAAAACGCACCCAGAAAAGGATTGGCTCTAGCCCGCATGGTCGCCCATATCACCTATCTTTCGGATGAAAAAATGCGGGAAAAGTTCGGTAGAAATCCGCCCAGAGGAAATCTTCTTAATTCCGATTTTGCCGTCGGAAGCTATTTGATCTACCAAGGGGAAAGCTTCGTGGATCGTTTCGACGCGAATTCTTATATTTATGTTACTCAGGCCTTGGATCATTTTAGCCTGGGAAAGGGAAAGGAACTAACCGCCGCGTTGACTCCTGCAACCTGCCGCTTCTTAGTGGTATCCTATAGTTCCGATTGGTTGTATCCTCCCGCTCAGTCTAGGGAAATCGTTAAAAGTTTAGAGGCATCGGATAAACGGGTTTTTTACGTGGAATTGAATAGTAAAGAAGGTCACGATAGCTTCCTACTTGCGAATCAAAAGCAAGACGACATTCTTCGTGGATTTTTGGAAAACCCGGTAAGTTGA
- a CDS encoding O-acetylhomoserine aminocarboxypropyltransferase/cysteine synthase family protein — MARHYKSETLALHAGQTPDPTTTSRAVPIYQTTSYVFNDTDHAARLFGLQEFGNIYTRIGNPTTDVLEQRVAALEGGVAGLATASGQSAETLALLNIVESGQEIVASSSLYGGTYNLLHYTFPKLGIKVHFVDQSDPENFRKAANEKTRAFFAETLGNPKLDTLDIEGVAKVAHELGVPLVIDNTLPSPYLVQPIEHGADIVIHSLTKFLGGHGSSIGGIIVDSGKFNWGNGKFKNFTEPDPSYHGLKFWEVFGKFEPFGGINIAFIIKARVQGLRDLGPAISPFNAWNIIQGIETLPLRVTQHSINAQKVAEFLSKHPKVSWVNYPGLPGDTNFALAKKYHKRNLFGAILGFGIKGGISEAKKFIDNLELFSLLANVGDAKSLAIHPASTTHQQLSPAEQVTAGVTPEFIRLSVGLEHIDDIITDLDEALKKV, encoded by the coding sequence ATGGCTAGACATTATAAATCGGAAACCCTCGCCCTCCACGCCGGTCAAACACCCGATCCAACCACCACATCCAGAGCCGTACCGATCTACCAAACGACCTCGTACGTCTTCAATGATACGGATCATGCAGCTCGTCTTTTCGGCTTGCAGGAATTCGGGAATATCTATACGAGAATCGGAAACCCGACTACGGACGTTCTCGAACAAAGAGTCGCCGCGTTAGAAGGTGGAGTTGCAGGATTAGCGACCGCATCAGGACAATCTGCAGAAACTCTCGCCTTGCTGAATATCGTCGAATCCGGGCAGGAAATCGTAGCCTCCTCCTCTCTCTATGGAGGAACATACAACTTACTCCACTATACTTTCCCAAAGCTGGGAATTAAGGTTCATTTCGTGGACCAGTCGGATCCGGAAAACTTTAGAAAAGCCGCGAATGAAAAAACTAGGGCCTTCTTCGCCGAAACATTAGGAAATCCTAAGTTAGATACTCTTGATATAGAGGGAGTGGCAAAGGTCGCTCACGAACTCGGCGTTCCGTTAGTGATCGATAACACTCTCCCTTCCCCATACCTAGTCCAGCCGATCGAACATGGTGCGGATATCGTCATTCACTCCTTAACTAAATTTTTAGGCGGACATGGAAGTTCCATCGGGGGAATCATCGTCGATTCCGGTAAATTCAACTGGGGAAACGGGAAATTCAAAAACTTTACCGAACCCGATCCCAGCTATCACGGACTGAAATTCTGGGAAGTATTCGGAAAGTTTGAACCCTTCGGAGGCATAAATATCGCCTTTATTATCAAGGCCCGTGTCCAAGGCTTACGGGATCTTGGGCCCGCAATTTCCCCGTTCAATGCCTGGAATATCATTCAAGGTATCGAAACATTGCCTCTTCGTGTGACCCAGCATTCCATAAACGCTCAGAAGGTCGCGGAATTCCTGTCCAAGCATCCTAAAGTAAGCTGGGTGAATTATCCCGGCCTTCCCGGCGATACGAATTTTGCCTTGGCTAAAAAGTATCATAAACGAAATCTCTTCGGCGCGATTTTAGGATTCGGAATAAAAGGCGGAATTTCGGAAGCGAAGAAATTCATAGACAATTTGGAGTTATTCTCCTTGTTAGCGAACGTAGGAGATGCAAAATCCTTGGCGATTCACCCGGCCTCTACGACCCACCAACAACTCTCCCCCGCAGAGCAGGTCACAGCCGGAGTAACCCCCGAGTTTATTCGATTGTCCGTAGGTCTAGAGCATATCGATGATATTATCACCGATTTAGACGAGGCTTTGAAAAAGGTGTGA
- the impL63 gene encoding cytoplasmic membrane protein ImpL63 has translation MKLNAFTKIKNGILYPGIFLFATVLFPIPGGMDLQAQLWFPPGRQYMQPPDPFTYDAGINKFNKDYYFYIAPTLNLNFGGDFGMSLTVPANFLIYQTPPVDPNAKIGSIRKIDYDQKSEYLRFINNIWYGTFGQYKPGETTFSIYAGKIYDGYVGHGTIVNRYVNNQRIDNYNVGVMSDINSDFGGVQVFTNSVYSHEVGAGRVYIRPLAVAFKLFDIVTGRSPLFSMLPVGQGNVADEAGRRKVYEDAGVDSEDREKYRALVEDEKTKEKKEEMIPIDKKPETAQQKMKEFFNQDNFANRFAIGYTTAFDTKAPTQLSFDTTGRLRLDANNNPLVQTTDRLTITGMDAEYKLLSSKYVELTPYYDINTIKNLNNAKGTHYGTVLRLGGKDIYLKVKPEYRNMDSNYIPMYFDSFYELERFQSNVLTNIPETKLQAAKLVNPNGPRLKGTFTSVILAFYRMSIEANLERYNGPNHSRVFVGVYLPIGSLFMVSGYYTKKNFTQNSDAFKVDNNAVGAIEVALNLGVVTIRVQDIRRWVYNSTSNTFTAQDEQKILFSNSLTF, from the coding sequence ATGAAATTAAACGCATTTACGAAAATAAAGAACGGCATTTTATACCCCGGAATCTTCCTCTTCGCAACGGTTTTATTTCCCATTCCCGGGGGTATGGATTTGCAGGCCCAATTATGGTTTCCGCCCGGTAGGCAATATATGCAACCCCCTGATCCGTTTACCTACGATGCGGGGATTAACAAATTCAATAAAGATTATTATTTTTATATCGCCCCGACTCTAAACTTAAATTTCGGCGGAGACTTCGGAATGTCTCTTACCGTGCCTGCGAACTTTCTAATTTATCAGACGCCGCCGGTCGATCCGAATGCGAAGATAGGAAGCATTCGTAAAATCGATTACGATCAAAAGAGCGAATATTTACGATTTATTAATAATATATGGTACGGAACCTTCGGTCAGTACAAACCGGGAGAGACTACCTTTTCGATCTATGCCGGAAAAATTTACGACGGGTATGTCGGTCACGGAACGATCGTGAATCGATATGTAAACAACCAGAGGATCGATAATTATAACGTGGGAGTGATGTCTGATATCAATAGCGATTTCGGCGGGGTTCAAGTATTCACGAATTCCGTTTATTCGCATGAAGTCGGAGCCGGGCGGGTATATATTCGTCCTCTGGCCGTCGCGTTCAAATTGTTTGATATTGTAACGGGTCGGTCTCCTTTATTTTCGATGCTACCAGTGGGTCAGGGGAATGTCGCGGACGAGGCCGGTCGCCGGAAGGTCTATGAGGATGCGGGAGTCGATTCGGAAGATCGGGAGAAGTATAGGGCCTTAGTGGAGGACGAAAAGACAAAAGAGAAGAAAGAGGAAATGATTCCGATCGATAAAAAACCGGAAACTGCCCAGCAAAAAATGAAGGAGTTTTTCAATCAGGATAATTTTGCGAATCGATTCGCGATCGGCTATACGACTGCATTCGATACGAAGGCTCCTACCCAGCTTTCCTTCGACACTACCGGACGCTTACGATTGGATGCGAATAATAATCCTTTAGTCCAGACTACGGACCGGTTGACGATCACCGGAATGGACGCCGAATATAAACTTTTAAGTTCCAAATACGTCGAACTCACGCCATACTACGATATCAATACGATTAAAAATCTAAACAATGCAAAGGGTACCCATTACGGAACCGTATTGCGACTCGGCGGAAAGGATATTTATTTAAAAGTCAAACCCGAATACAGGAATATGGATTCGAATTATATTCCGATGTATTTTGATAGCTTCTACGAATTGGAAAGATTTCAATCTAACGTGCTTACCAATATTCCCGAAACAAAATTACAGGCGGCTAAACTTGTGAATCCGAACGGACCTCGTTTGAAGGGGACGTTCACTTCCGTCATTTTAGCCTTTTACAGAATGTCGATCGAGGCGAACTTGGAACGCTATAACGGTCCGAATCACTCTCGAGTCTTTGTAGGAGTATATCTTCCGATCGGAAGCTTATTCATGGTATCCGGATATTATACTAAGAAGAACTTCACTCAAAATAGCGACGCATTTAAAGTCGATAATAATGCAGTAGGTGCAATCGAGGTGGCCTTGAATCTGGGAGTCGTTACGATTCGAGTGCAGGATATACGACGTTGGGTTTACAATAGCACTTCAAACACGTTTACCGCTCAAGACGAGCAGAAAATTCTATTTTCCAATTCCCTTACTTTTTAA
- a CDS encoding RsmE family RNA methyltransferase yields MNILLLSRENETEDKKYKISDPIRINHISNILNKNPSDSIKAGILNESLGKFKIVHLDPRCILGKYVKIIVPKRRTPSLSLFSAVQRPPTVEKILHLAGTWGIESIEFYATDLSRNEYLTSPIWKSENFRVELRLGMEQGWNVFEPSVSLGFSIPSAKERIVSKAKFYDVLPDFSGSLFYLDRKGDTLESLLSTRTNIPDAGFLLGPEPGWSKKERKRFRELGASPIKVSSAILRSENALAFLLAQWELILKSKGIGK; encoded by the coding sequence ATGAATATCCTTCTCTTATCCCGCGAAAATGAAACGGAAGATAAGAAGTATAAAATCTCCGATCCGATCCGAATCAATCATATTAGTAATATTTTAAATAAGAATCCTTCCGACTCGATTAAAGCGGGAATCCTAAACGAATCCTTAGGAAAATTCAAGATCGTCCACCTCGATCCCCGATGCATCCTGGGCAAGTACGTTAAAATCATAGTTCCGAAAAGGCGAACACCTTCTCTGTCGTTATTTTCCGCAGTGCAAAGACCTCCCACCGTCGAAAAAATTCTTCATTTAGCCGGAACTTGGGGGATCGAGTCCATCGAATTTTATGCGACCGATCTATCTCGTAACGAATACCTTACCTCCCCTATTTGGAAATCCGAGAATTTTCGCGTGGAACTGAGGCTCGGAATGGAACAGGGATGGAACGTATTTGAACCTTCGGTTTCCTTAGGATTTTCTATCCCCTCGGCGAAAGAAAGAATCGTATCCAAGGCAAAATTTTACGACGTGCTTCCGGATTTTTCCGGCTCTCTATTCTATTTGGATCGTAAAGGCGACACCCTCGAATCGCTACTCTCGACCCGGACGAATATTCCGGATGCTGGCTTTCTACTCGGACCCGAGCCGGGATGGAGCAAAAAAGAAAGGAAGCGATTTCGGGAATTAGGAGCGTCTCCGATAAAAGTATCTTCCGCGATACTTAGGAGCGAAAATGCATTGGCTTTTCTACTCGCTCAATGGGAACTTATTTTAAAAAGTAAGGGAATTGGAAAATAG
- the fcpB gene encoding flagellar-coiling protein FcpB, producing MKRKIAFCLAILAVTGLLDAQQQNQQGQKKDDLQAGAAILDTEKGLDERIFELNQRLTRHTVLMKMKVRILPFRTVLFKGKGNGDECVPTVNQEDPANNCIRVEVYDFIKDDERGKGKLVQGGLAKFVEIYFDGQSSNDPDPRMEPPRNMAKLISKVYRNNFLIEDKVVSEIIDRGPNGQPAHNEKVEIYFQKNGYPEYGRGETPSEKGVGKYILTSVENTKTHPLRNAFKKQFYIKHLDDFDRLFTKIFDYNDQLGNENYRENVDTLKESLKY from the coding sequence ATGAAACGCAAAATCGCATTTTGCCTCGCCATTTTGGCGGTAACCGGCCTATTGGATGCCCAACAACAGAACCAACAAGGCCAAAAGAAGGATGATCTCCAAGCAGGAGCGGCAATCCTAGACACCGAGAAAGGCTTAGATGAGCGCATCTTCGAGCTGAACCAGAGACTTACACGTCATACGGTTCTAATGAAGATGAAGGTTCGAATCCTCCCTTTCCGTACCGTTCTTTTTAAAGGAAAAGGAAACGGCGATGAATGTGTTCCGACCGTTAACCAAGAAGATCCGGCTAACAACTGCATTCGTGTAGAAGTTTACGATTTTATTAAGGATGACGAGCGCGGGAAAGGAAAGCTTGTTCAAGGCGGTTTGGCCAAATTTGTGGAAATCTACTTTGACGGTCAAAGCAGCAATGATCCGGATCCCCGCATGGAACCTCCCAGAAATATGGCTAAGCTTATCAGCAAAGTTTATAGAAATAACTTCCTCATCGAGGATAAGGTAGTTTCAGAAATCATCGATCGCGGACCGAATGGTCAACCGGCCCATAATGAGAAGGTTGAAATTTATTTCCAAAAGAACGGCTATCCCGAATATGGTCGCGGAGAAACTCCCAGTGAAAAAGGTGTCGGAAAATACATTCTGACCAGCGTAGAAAATACCAAAACTCACCCGCTCCGGAATGCGTTTAAGAAACAATTCTACATAAAACACCTGGACGACTTTGATCGCCTTTTCACTAAGATTTTCGATTATAACGATCAGTTGGGTAACGAAAATTACAGAGAAAACGTTGATACCCTGAAGGAATCACTGAAATACTAA
- a CDS encoding AAA family ATPase, translating to MKSEDSSSNKGTSAGHLDFSRAKELLLRELLSSGVPENELPSFVPDKKDVKVEFPTPPIDKSQLLDCLQIVKNHIENLRIHTFEPGYYCLQALNENIFETRNLLDNAKFRFYSGRTHNRVEITKKGDFTREEVFAAIDLFRYLRQSKKESVQNPKELLLRLGIEVYDPEEAKKKGDWLTFEAVAGYADVKQQILESIILPLKSPETFEEVAKMTRKFPGRTKPRAILLEGEPGVGKTTMAKVVSCMTGIPLIYVPVESILSKYYGESAQNMAYVFDAAALFPSCLLFLDEIDSLAGSRDDGLFEATRNILSVLLRKLDGFEGGQKSVTLGATNRKQDLDRALVSRFDRSVYFPLPNLTERASILGNYAIHLSENERILISERLEGKSGRDLRDFCDFTERRWSSSLIEKGLKPVPPPYELYLEISSKTGK from the coding sequence ATGAAATCAGAAGATTCAAGCTCGAACAAGGGAACCTCCGCCGGCCATTTGGATTTTAGCAGAGCCAAGGAACTTTTACTACGAGAATTACTTTCCTCCGGAGTTCCCGAGAACGAACTCCCATCCTTTGTCCCCGATAAAAAAGACGTAAAAGTGGAGTTTCCCACTCCTCCTATCGATAAGTCCCAGCTTTTAGACTGCCTACAAATCGTAAAAAATCACATCGAAAATCTGAGAATTCATACTTTCGAGCCCGGATACTATTGTCTCCAAGCGCTGAACGAGAATATCTTCGAAACAAGGAATCTTCTCGATAATGCGAAATTTCGTTTTTACTCGGGAAGAACTCATAATCGAGTCGAGATTACTAAGAAAGGCGATTTTACTAGGGAAGAAGTTTTTGCCGCTATCGATTTATTTAGATATCTAAGGCAATCCAAGAAGGAATCGGTTCAAAACCCTAAGGAACTTTTACTCCGACTCGGCATCGAAGTTTACGATCCTGAAGAAGCTAAAAAGAAAGGGGATTGGCTTACGTTTGAAGCTGTCGCCGGATATGCGGACGTGAAGCAGCAAATATTAGAATCCATCATTCTCCCCTTAAAATCTCCCGAAACCTTTGAAGAAGTCGCAAAGATGACCAGAAAATTTCCCGGGCGCACAAAGCCTAGGGCGATTTTGTTGGAGGGAGAACCTGGAGTCGGGAAGACCACGATGGCGAAGGTTGTCTCTTGCATGACGGGAATCCCGTTAATATACGTTCCCGTTGAATCAATTTTAAGTAAATATTATGGAGAAAGCGCCCAAAATATGGCCTACGTTTTCGACGCTGCAGCCTTATTCCCCTCCTGCCTTCTATTCCTGGATGAAATCGATTCCTTAGCCGGCTCCCGTGACGACGGGTTATTTGAAGCGACCAGAAACATCCTTTCTGTCCTTTTACGAAAATTAGACGGATTCGAGGGAGGACAGAAATCGGTGACTTTAGGGGCCACCAATCGCAAACAAGACCTAGACCGCGCTTTAGTTTCTCGATTCGATCGTTCCGTTTATTTCCCTCTTCCGAATTTAACCGAAAGAGCCTCCATTTTAGGGAATTACGCGATTCACCTCAGCGAAAATGAGAGAATTCTGATATCGGAAAGACTGGAAGGTAAATCGGGAAGGGATTTGAGAGACTTCTGCGATTTTACGGAGCGGCGATGGAGCTCCAGTTTGATCGAAAAAGGATTGAAACCGGTCCCCCCACCGTATGAACTGTATCTGGAAATTAGTTCAAAAACAGGAAAATAA
- the fliN gene encoding flagellar motor switch protein FliN, with product MGEGSLSQDDIDALLTGGGGGASSGGGSADFNLSGELDSLLGDAGGGGGSTGGSGAPSFADIAAALGPSSTPAPPKQTSRTSSSASNTANLNLLLDVNIALTVELGRTNMFIKDVLALSEGAVVELDSAVGEDLDILANGKLVGKGKLVVLDDYYGIRITEIVNPERRLM from the coding sequence ATGGGTGAAGGATCCCTTTCCCAAGACGATATTGACGCACTTTTAACCGGTGGCGGGGGTGGCGCTTCCTCCGGCGGCGGTTCTGCCGATTTTAACTTAAGCGGAGAGCTCGACTCTCTTTTGGGCGATGCAGGCGGTGGCGGAGGAAGTACCGGTGGTAGCGGTGCTCCGTCTTTTGCGGATATTGCCGCGGCGCTTGGACCTTCTTCGACTCCGGCCCCGCCTAAGCAGACCTCCAGGACGTCTTCTTCGGCTTCCAACACTGCAAATTTAAATCTACTCCTGGATGTAAATATTGCATTAACCGTCGAGCTCGGCCGCACCAATATGTTCATTAAAGATGTCTTGGCATTAAGCGAAGGTGCGGTTGTCGAATTGGACAGCGCAGTCGGAGAAGATTTGGATATTTTGGCCAACGGTAAACTGGTAGGAAAAGGGAAGCTAGTCGTGCTCGACGACTATTACGGGATCAGAATTACCGAGATCGTCAATCCGGAAAGGAGATTGATGTAA
- a CDS encoding SPFH domain-containing protein, with translation MELSGFKYAFTGIFWFAFTLYLAYKIYRSIRIVSAQECIIVERLGRYSRTLHAGFHILIPFIDEDSYYHTLKEQAIDVPPQTCITKDNVKVEMDGILYLRVLDPQRASYGIDDYRFAVTQLVQTTMRAIIGTMDMDTTFETREVINSKILEVLDQAAEPWGVRVNRYEIVNITPPKSIIEAMEREKKAQITKKAQISLSEGDRDSRINRSLGVKEEAINKSEGEKQKRINEAEGLATEIESIAEATAKGITLLASSIKSTGGKEAVKLRIAQRFIKEIEKLGQEGTDLVLPLNLSNFKSVMKAVLGGESKA, from the coding sequence ATGGAATTAAGCGGTTTTAAATACGCGTTTACGGGAATCTTTTGGTTTGCGTTTACTCTTTACCTTGCCTATAAAATATATCGATCCATTCGCATCGTCTCTGCTCAAGAATGTATCATCGTGGAGCGGCTAGGTCGATATAGCAGAACTCTTCATGCAGGATTTCATATCCTGATTCCCTTCATAGACGAGGACTCGTACTACCATACCTTAAAGGAACAGGCTATCGACGTTCCGCCGCAAACCTGTATTACCAAAGATAACGTCAAGGTTGAGATGGACGGTATTTTGTATTTAAGAGTCCTGGATCCTCAAAGAGCCAGCTACGGAATCGACGATTATAGATTTGCAGTCACCCAACTCGTGCAAACTACGATGCGTGCGATTATCGGTACCATGGATATGGATACGACTTTCGAGACGCGCGAAGTGATTAACAGTAAAATCCTAGAAGTCCTTGACCAAGCCGCCGAACCCTGGGGAGTACGAGTCAATCGATATGAAATCGTAAACATTACTCCTCCGAAATCGATCATAGAAGCGATGGAAAGGGAGAAAAAAGCTCAAATCACCAAGAAGGCTCAAATTTCACTCTCGGAAGGGGATCGGGATTCCAGAATCAATCGATCTTTAGGCGTGAAAGAGGAAGCGATCAACAAATCCGAGGGAGAAAAGCAGAAACGCATAAACGAAGCGGAAGGCTTGGCAACGGAAATCGAATCGATAGCGGAGGCAACCGCCAAAGGTATCACCCTCCTAGCATCCTCGATCAAAAGTACGGGCGGCAAAGAAGCCGTAAAACTTAGAATTGCCCAGCGATTTATTAAAGAGATAGAGAAACTCGGACAGGAAGGAACGGATCTCGTCCTGCCCTTGAATCTTTCCAATTTTAAATCCGTAATGAAAGCTGTTTTAGGCGGAGAGTCGAAAGCATAG
- a CDS encoding SPFH domain-containing protein produces MFYFTLFFIGAIYLVRKTFIIVPQNYSFLVERLGVFRGALPGGFHFLIPLIDQVRYRQNLKEIAMDIPPQTCITKDNVSILVDGILYLKLVDPYKASYEIENFRNATVQLAQTTLRSEIGKLVLDHTFSERDDINANVVRALDEATDPWGIKVTRYEIKNISPPKEILHEMEEQVKAERVKRAEITISEGEKLGRINRSMGERQEAINLSEGEKIKKVNEAEGKAQEIELIATAKAKGIQLIANSIGKDGGPEAVNLQITEDYLTGLGEILQKAKTTVLPTEIAGVVSFFEGFSKVTNKLPNIAETKE; encoded by the coding sequence ATGTTTTACTTTACGTTATTTTTCATCGGGGCGATCTACCTAGTTAGAAAGACGTTCATTATAGTTCCGCAAAACTATAGCTTTCTTGTCGAGAGATTGGGCGTATTCAGAGGAGCTCTCCCCGGAGGATTTCATTTTCTAATTCCCCTAATCGATCAGGTCCGATACCGGCAAAACCTGAAAGAGATCGCCATGGACATCCCTCCTCAAACTTGTATCACGAAAGACAACGTTTCCATTCTTGTGGATGGAATCTTATATCTTAAATTGGTCGATCCTTATAAGGCTTCTTACGAAATCGAAAATTTCCGAAATGCGACCGTTCAATTGGCGCAGACGACGCTTCGTTCCGAAATCGGAAAGTTGGTTTTAGATCATACCTTTTCGGAGCGCGATGATATCAATGCGAACGTAGTCCGCGCTTTGGATGAAGCCACCGATCCCTGGGGAATCAAGGTAACTCGCTATGAAATCAAAAATATTTCTCCTCCAAAGGAGATCTTGCACGAAATGGAAGAGCAGGTAAAAGCGGAACGAGTGAAACGGGCCGAAATCACCATTTCCGAAGGAGAAAAATTAGGTCGGATCAATCGCTCGATGGGAGAGCGGCAGGAAGCGATCAATCTTTCCGAAGGAGAGAAAATCAAAAAAGTAAACGAGGCGGAAGGAAAGGCGCAGGAAATCGAATTAATCGCAACCGCTAAGGCAAAAGGAATCCAGCTCATCGCTAACTCTATCGGAAAAGACGGAGGTCCCGAAGCCGTCAATTTACAAATCACCGAAGACTACCTCACCGGGTTGGGTGAAATCCTGCAAAAGGCGAAAACGACCGTTCTACCCACCGAGATTGCGGGCGTAGTCAGCTTTTTCGAAGGTTTCTCCAAAGTGACGAACAAATTACCGAATATCGCCGAGACCAAGGAGTAA
- a CDS encoding NfeD family protein, whose product MMNFLQDGHTISYIWICVGLLLMVAELFVPGTFVVFLGISAVLVGSLSYFFEFNIWIQAGLWAGCSGVLILLGGAALRRFFPSRSERAVLNPEDGPGRIVPVIKDILVERKGGRILFQGTEWDAVSKTKRIPSGRKAEIIERENLTFIVKPVDLPDES is encoded by the coding sequence ATGATGAACTTTCTGCAAGACGGACATACGATCAGTTACATTTGGATTTGCGTGGGTCTTCTCTTAATGGTGGCCGAATTATTCGTTCCGGGAACCTTCGTCGTATTTTTGGGAATTTCAGCCGTTCTAGTCGGTTCTCTTTCTTACTTTTTTGAATTCAATATCTGGATCCAAGCCGGACTCTGGGCGGGTTGCTCCGGAGTCCTGATTTTACTCGGAGGCGCGGCTCTTCGTCGATTTTTTCCCTCCCGTAGCGAGCGCGCGGTACTAAATCCCGAAGACGGTCCCGGTAGAATCGTTCCCGTCATAAAAGATATTTTGGTGGAAAGAAAGGGTGGAAGAATTTTATTCCAAGGCACAGAATGGGACGCCGTGAGTAAAACGAAACGGATTCCCAGCGGGCGCAAAGCGGAAATCATCGAAAGAGAAAACTTAACCTTTATCGTTAAACCGGTCGATTTACCCGACGAATCCTAA
- a CDS encoding heme-binding domain-containing protein yields the protein MKRIAIRLGIGLSVLFLGLQFIPVEFPSGKNAKEIQTEESVKKIFRRSCYDCHSDLVKWPWYSRIFPVSLYLIHHVEEGKDELNFSDWENLKSSEKADLAEKILEEIEDGEMPLWDYKILHPESKLDQEDLETVRDWLQTYTEK from the coding sequence ATGAAAAGAATCGCGATTCGTCTCGGAATCGGACTATCGGTCCTGTTCTTGGGATTACAATTCATCCCGGTAGAATTCCCGTCAGGGAAGAATGCTAAGGAAATCCAAACGGAAGAAAGCGTCAAAAAGATTTTTCGCAGATCCTGCTACGATTGTCATTCAGATTTAGTGAAATGGCCCTGGTATTCGCGGATATTTCCAGTTTCACTTTACTTGATACACCATGTAGAGGAAGGAAAGGATGAGCTCAATTTTTCCGACTGGGAGAATTTAAAATCTTCCGAAAAAGCCGATCTCGCGGAGAAAATTTTAGAAGAGATTGAAGACGGAGAAATGCCTCTTTGGGATTATAAAATATTACATCCGGAATCCAAACTAGACCAGGAAGATTTGGAAACCGTTCGCGATTGGTTACAAACATATACGGAGAAGTGA